A portion of the Aquicoccus sp. G2-2 genome contains these proteins:
- a CDS encoding alpha-ketoacid dehydrogenase subunit beta produces MARMTMIQAIRDGMDVAMGRDETVVVYGEDVGYFGGVFRATQGLQEKYGRSRCFDAPISESGIVGTAIGMAANGLRPCVEIQFADYMYPAYDQITQEAARIRYRSNADFTCPMVVRMPTGGGIFGGQTHSQSPEALFTHVAGLKVVVPSNPHDAKGLLIAAIEDPDPVIFLEPKRLYNGPFDGHYERPVTSWGKHPDGEVPEEHFTVPLGQAKVKREGRDVTVLAYGTMVHVALAAADDTGIDAEVIDLRTLLPYDLDAITTSVRKTGRCVIVHEATLTSGFGAELAALVAEHCFYHLEAPVRRVAGWDTPYPHAQEWDYFPGPARVGAALTETMEA; encoded by the coding sequence ATGGCACGCATGACGATGATTCAGGCGATCCGCGATGGCATGGATGTCGCAATGGGGCGCGATGAGACGGTCGTGGTTTATGGCGAGGACGTGGGTTATTTCGGCGGGGTGTTTCGCGCCACACAAGGGTTGCAGGAAAAATATGGCCGCAGCCGCTGCTTCGATGCGCCAATCAGCGAAAGCGGCATCGTCGGAACCGCCATCGGTATGGCGGCGAACGGGCTGCGCCCTTGCGTCGAGATTCAGTTCGCCGATTACATGTATCCCGCCTATGATCAGATCACTCAGGAAGCCGCGCGCATCCGCTACCGCTCGAATGCGGATTTCACCTGCCCGATGGTTGTTCGAATGCCAACCGGCGGCGGTATCTTTGGCGGGCAGACACACAGCCAAAGCCCCGAGGCGCTGTTCACCCATGTGGCGGGCCTCAAGGTGGTCGTCCCCAGCAACCCGCATGACGCCAAGGGGCTGTTGATTGCCGCCATCGAAGACCCCGACCCGGTGATATTTCTGGAACCCAAGCGGCTTTATAACGGCCCGTTCGATGGCCATTATGAGCGCCCGGTAACCAGCTGGGGCAAGCACCCGGATGGTGAGGTGCCCGAGGAGCATTTCACCGTGCCGCTGGGGCAGGCCAAGGTCAAGCGAGAGGGCCGCGATGTGACCGTTCTTGCCTATGGCACGATGGTGCATGTCGCGCTGGCCGCCGCCGATGACACCGGCATTGATGCCGAGGTAATCGACCTGCGCACGCTGCTGCCCTATGATCTGGACGCGATCACCACTTCGGTGCGCAAGACCGGGCGCTGCGTGATCGTGCATGAGGCAACGCTGACCTCCGGCTTTGGCGCGGAACTGGCCGCCTTGGTGGCCGAGCATTGCTTTTATCATCTGGAAGCTCCGGTTCGCCGTGTGGCGGGCTGGGATACGCCTTACCCTCATGCGCAAGAATGGGATTACTTTCCCGGCCCCGCCCGTGTTGGCGCGGCCCTGACCGAAACGATGGAGGCCTGA
- a CDS encoding biotin/lipoyl-containing protein, whose protein sequence is MGQHTIKVPDVGEGIAEVELAEWHVAVGDVVREDQVLAAVMTDKATVEIPSPSDGTVLWLGAAPGDKMAVKSPLIRLEVAGEGNTETVAEVSDADAPAAETPTDVPPEPSVETPPKGTPKEPDTRPLPAASPAPGNAHLPRPEGKNHWRPRRSGQGRATRG, encoded by the coding sequence ATGGGCCAGCATACAATCAAGGTGCCGGATGTCGGTGAAGGGATCGCCGAGGTGGAACTGGCGGAATGGCATGTCGCGGTTGGCGATGTGGTGCGCGAGGATCAGGTGCTGGCAGCGGTGATGACGGACAAGGCAACGGTTGAAATCCCGTCGCCGTCTGATGGCACCGTGCTTTGGCTTGGCGCCGCACCCGGTGACAAGATGGCCGTGAAATCACCGTTGATCCGGTTGGAAGTGGCAGGGGAAGGAAACACCGAAACCGTCGCAGAGGTTTCTGATGCCGATGCGCCCGCCGCAGAGACGCCAACAGATGTGCCGCCTGAGCCTTCTGTTGAAACACCTCCGAAGGGCACGCCAAAGGAGCCAGACACCCGGCCTCTCCCGGCGGCGTCGCCCGCGCCGGGAAATGCGCATCTGCCGCGCCCGGAGGGGAAAAACCATTGGCGGCCCCGTCGGTCCGGGCAAGGGCGCGCGACGCGGGGATAG
- a CDS encoding dihydrolipoamide acetyltransferase family protein codes for MAAPSVRARARDAGIDLRRVVGSGPAGRIVHADIDRLEVAPDGMAPAAGYQRNTSVERIKVIGLRRKIAERMAQANARIAHITYVEEIDVTALEDLRANLNKARRDDQPKLTLLPFLMRAMVRAIADQPHLNAHYDDEAGFVEQSGGVHIGIAAQTGAGLMVPVVRHAEARDLWGCAGELNRVSEAAKAGSATRDELSGSTITITSLGALGGITSTPIINHPEVAIIGVNKMATRPVWDGSQFVPRKMMNLSSSFDHRVIDGWDAAVFVQKIKTLLETPALIFVER; via the coding sequence TTGGCGGCCCCGTCGGTCCGGGCAAGGGCGCGCGACGCGGGGATAGATTTGCGCCGCGTTGTCGGCAGCGGCCCGGCCGGGCGGATTGTTCATGCGGATATTGATCGGCTGGAGGTTGCGCCGGACGGCATGGCACCTGCGGCGGGCTATCAGCGCAATACCTCGGTTGAGCGGATCAAGGTGATCGGGCTGCGCCGCAAGATCGCGGAACGTATGGCGCAAGCCAACGCAAGAATTGCCCATATCACCTATGTCGAGGAAATCGACGTGACCGCGCTGGAAGATTTGCGGGCAAACCTCAACAAGGCGCGCCGCGACGATCAGCCAAAGCTGACGTTGTTGCCATTCCTCATGCGGGCAATGGTGCGCGCGATTGCCGATCAACCGCATCTGAATGCACATTACGATGATGAGGCTGGCTTTGTTGAACAAAGCGGCGGTGTGCATATCGGTATCGCGGCGCAAACCGGTGCGGGGCTGATGGTGCCGGTCGTGCGCCACGCCGAGGCACGTGATCTCTGGGGCTGCGCGGGCGAGTTGAACCGCGTCAGCGAGGCGGCGAAGGCAGGCAGTGCCACGCGCGATGAATTGTCCGGCTCGACCATTACGATCACGTCGCTCGGGGCGTTGGGTGGTATCACCAGCACGCCAATCATCAATCACCCCGAAGTGGCGATTATCGGGGTCAACAAGATGGCCACGCGCCCGGTCTGGGATGGCAGCCAATTTGTGCCGCGCAAGATGATGAACCTGTCGTCAAGCTTTGACCATCGGGTGATTGATGGCTGGGACGCGGCGGTATTTGTCCAGAAGATCAAGACATTGCTTGAAACGCCTGCCCTGATCTTTGTCGAAAGGTGA